In Setaria viridis chromosome 5, Setaria_viridis_v4.0, whole genome shotgun sequence, the genomic stretch ACAAATCTATTCATATAACTTGACTAATTGATCAAAATTTATTAATTTTGACTTTTAAAATCTTAATACGCCTACTAAAAatgaatggagggagtattgaCTTTGATTTTCCTCAAAAAGAGATGATGACTCCGAATTAAATAACCGTGTGGAAGCTCTTTCcttgttctttttttgaaaaactaaCTGTGTGAAAGTTGGGTAACATTGTACATTTAGCACAACTCATGAAACAAGAGACTTTTGAAAATTAGGGATTGTCTTGAACTGCAAACCTATTATAGAATGTGATAGCAGTTTCTCTGACCCTTGCGTGTGGTAAATTGAGTTTGCTATGTCTAGATTTTGTGTTGAGCTTTGTTGAGAGGTGAACTGTCTTTTCAACTGGTTATAGGGCATTGTAGCAGTTTTTTAGAACCTTGATTGAGGCAAATTGAGTTCACGTGACTCAGATAGAGATCATGTCTTGTGCTAAGCATTGTTGAGGTTTGAATTTATTCACTTCTATGGTGCAAAATGCATTCCTTTTATGGTTAGGGTGAAAAAGAAATCCGCATTTGCACTTATTACAATTTACAAAATGCTGGAGCTGACAGAAGCATGTGTCTGGCAGCTGCTCAAATATCCTATTATCTATATATTATTTAAATTGGCAGGCGCTAACTTCTTTCTATGTATCTGGCAGCCATCTTACATGTTTACAGACAAGGAGCATCGTGGACCATTTGAGTACTCTGAGGATCTTACAAACTTGGCTGTTGGGGCAGAGGCTCAGGAAAATGTAATTTCTGCCCAAAGATACCAAGAAAATGATAATGACCTTTTGCTTAGTACGTCAGATAAAGAGGACAATGGTACAAGAGCCAGCAATGGTTCATCCACCTCTACATACAATGCTCCTTCTGACTTGATTGGCTTAAGTTCTCAAACACCAGCTGAAACCTCACTAATAAGTACTGGTGGGCCAGCATATTCCTCACAATCCAACTTCAGCCTTGATGACCTTCTTGGGCTTGGCGTTACTGAAGCTCCTGCACCTGCGCCACCACCAGCACTGACCCTTAACTCAAAGCCTGTGTTGGATCCTGGTACTTTCCAGAGGAAATGGGGCCAGCTAGCACTGGCACTGACTCAGGTATGCTACAATCAGGTTTTTGCCCATGCATTTACTGATTATTACAAGCAGTGCAACATATGCCACATATCCTTTTCACATTTCCTTGTTGATTCTCTTACATTAGCAAAGCGTTCTACTGCATTAGATTCTTTTTTGGTGCCATGGTTTAGTACTAACTATTTGTTTCTGAACTGAAAGTTTCTGTTCCAACTTCTGACACCTAGACAGTGATTTTGCCCAGTTCAAGATTCCTTTGATTTAGAAAAGTAGTCTAATGAATGAAAACCTTGGTGGGGTTGTTCAAGAATGAAGATATGTGTGCCCCCGAAATGTCTGACATCATGTTCTGAGTTTTTTCCCCCTCCCAATTCTGATCTTATATGCTTCTCTTATGTATTTTATTGACAGGAGTGCTCTTTGAGTCCACAAGGAGCAGCATCGTTAATGAACCCCCAATCACTCATCCGCCATATGCAAAGCAATCACATCCAATGTATTGCTTCAGGTGGTCAGCCTCCAAACTACAAGTTCTTTTTTTATGCTCAGAAAGATGGGGCTACTGCTTTCTTCCTTGTAGAATGTATTGTCAACACAGCATCAGCGAAGGCACAGCTCAAAATCAAGGCCGATGATGGGACTGCTGCTGAGGCATTCTCAACTTTGTTTCAGTCAGCCTTGTCTAAGTTTGgtctttcttgatcctgagcATTTTCTACCTCAGTGATTCACTGGTCCACAGTTTTTCTGCCTTGTTGCAGTTTGTCCACTGCCTGCAGCCCTTAGCACTTCGAGTAAGCTTGTCCAGTACACATTCGATCAAAATATTGGAGAATGAGATGAAACTTTGCTGTTTGAGGGCGCAGCAATATTATTAGGTTCATCAAGGAGAGAACACTGGAATTTTGTAGGGGTAATCTGATTTGTTTTCTCTGGATGAAGAACTGGCCACCTGTATATGTCAATTCAGAGAAACAGCTGGTTTGTTCAGGGATCTGCTGGTTTGATGTTGCCTATTGTGGAGGTGCACATCACCCTTTTCCCTAAAGGATGTAGAAAGAACAGACGCCTTTCATGTATgttatttacttatttttacttgcacAGATGAATAAAAATGTCATTTGCCTGTTTCGATCTCGTCAACAACATTGCCATATGTAATAGCTACAAGTTGTATGAGTTTGTTATACTGTGCTAAAAATTGGAACTGCATTACATCATGTATTTGCGTGTGCTATCGTACCAAGGACAATTAAGAGGAAGAATGTTATTTTTGATAAATTTACATGTAAAATGATTGGGAGCAGCATTGCATCATGTATTTGCGAAAATTTACATGTTCACCCAAATGATTGGGAACAGCATTGCATCATTTGCATGTACAATTAACAGGAAACGTGATTTTTGATAAATTTTTAGATGTTTACCACAAATGATTGTGAACGCAAGACGGCCACTTCTCATGACACTTGTTTTGAACCGGTCTGCAAATATCACAACTTGTTGCTCAGAAATTTGATAAATAAGTAAACAGCGTCTACTGTCCACGCGTAATCTTCTGCGATGTGCAGCAACATTGTATAATTCTCAGCAACTAGATGAGACAGCTATAGGGCATCATATATCCATGAGCTCTGAAATCACCATTGTCACAGGACACAGGCTTTGAGCTTAGGAAATAAAGGCAACCACAATTCATAGACTCATTAACACCAATTACCAACTTGTTAGTCACATACAAACACCCATTTCTCATCGAGAAGTCGTATGATAAAACTAGCCAGATTCCAGATCACCACAGCTAGTCTGCCTCTTGCTGTTCAATCAAAACCTCGGGCACATTAAAACATAACATGAAAACAGAACACAGATGAACACGGATATAGTTCATATCATCACACTAGTAGCAGATCCATATAACCAATTTAACAGATTTGGTCCGATCTATAGAAGATACACCCGCCAATACGAAGTTATTATACTCAACATAGCATAAGCCTCTTAAACTCCTCGACCTCACAGAAGCATCACGAACTTACCCTCCCTCATAGACTAGATCCAGCACATGCGAAAACAAACCACCATCTATGAACTACTACGAAAGCGTACGGACCGACCGCATCCGGGCCCCGCCGGGGGGAGATCCGATCAGACGGGGGAGAGGAGCTGGGAGATGGAGGGCTTGGGGTCGGAGTTCATGCCGATGACGATGACGAGCGGGATGAAGCCGTAGTGCGCCGCCACCTTCGCCGTCTTCATCGTCCACGTGGTCCACTCCTTGACGAGCCGCACGGCGGTCGCCGAAGCGGTGGCGCCCTCTCCGGCCGGGTCGGCGGCCGCTCCCCTCGCCCCGCCCTTGCCCTTGGGCTTCGCCCTCAGCGACGGACGCGACGCCATGGCGATTCTCCCCGCGGACTCCGACTCGATCCGAGTCGCCGCCGAGCAAAAACCCTAGGGAGGAGAGGCTGCGGCGTTTGGGGGATTCTTTGATCTGATGGCTGATGATGCGGCGCACCCTCCTCCTGTTAATAGGGGTTGGTTACTGGGCCATTGGCCCATGGACGGGTCACTGGCAGGCCTGACAGGAGCTACAATGTCTTCTGGGCCTGGAGTTCAAtatggagaaattttttatttttatattttttatgattttgcagaaataaatagcgGAGGAAAAAATTAGCAAATATAAACGTATGCCGCCGGATGAAACGACTACCGCCATTTAAACCGGCGGTAAGAAAAGTTATCGCCGTTTCAGCCTGCGGTATCTGTGCAACGAATAAAAAAATCGAAAACGAGGCACCACGTCAGCAATCCTGCGACATCGTGGCACCATGCCAGGAAGGAAACCGCTTACCGGTAAGCCGTCTGAAACGGTGGGCAGCACACGGAATCCTGGCGGCCGAGGGGCCTACGGACTTACCGCCGGATGAAACGGCGGTAGCTGGTTGCCAGATGAAGCGGCGGTAATAGCCTTCCACCGATTCAAATGGCAGGAGCGGGAAGATCCCGCCGGATCAGTCGACGGTAGGCGGACCCTTTAAAGCGCGAAGAACGGCCGGGGCCTGGGCGCGCCGGTTCATTcgggagaagagaagagaaagcgagagaggagaggaaaggagaagagaggagggcagaagagagggaggggaggagggtggAGATCGAAGCGAAGCTCTGCCGGATGTTCGCTTCGTTTCAAGTATTATTTGAAATCTTGCAGTTTATCTTAACTCGTAGTTCGTAGATGTAGTAGTCGATATGATATATAAATGGTGTAGTGTTAAGTATTAGATCAAATCTAGGTGTTCATATAAGACATAGACAAATATTAGTTTGTCGGTATAGTGGATTTAGTTTAGTTATTTTGGTTAAAGtaaattagtttgttgatttatatAGATAAATTTAAGATTAATATTATTGGCAATGCACGAGTTATTAATGTTATATAGTTATTCAGAATCTAGGTATTTTTGGGGTTAGTTCAAATTAATAACATTTACTAATAATGTTTGTTTATGTCGTGTATAACTTTATATAGTTTTTCGGAATATAGGTGTGATTAGGGCTTgttaaatttagtaatatttagtaatgaTCTCTCTTGATATCATGTATATTGACAGGGTAaagtaaaattaatttgttgatatatttagataactctaaaattaatattattggcAATGCATGAGTTATAATTATATATAGTTTTTTaaatgtaggtgttgttggagttagttaaaattaataacattTAGTAATATATCTGTtcatgtcgtgtatattgatAGGCATGTTGGAcagtttatttttccaagtgttctatggtcgGGGGCAGGTTAGATATGAttcagaaggggtagatttgtctgaatttAAGTCGTTCTGGAAACAagtaccaagagcaagagagaggacttgggcATCAATATGCAACTGGATATTTAAGGCTTTCaatcttgatagagatcaagttgagCTGTCTGTTAGGGCTGTAGTGAGGTTTCGAACTGACATAATATTTCAGGAGTTGATACTATTTGAAGGAACTCAGAACTGAGGGCATATGTAAATGCTGCTACTAAGCGTGGTTTACCGCtgatattgtttgttgaagtgttcCAGAAGATTGGGTCTAGCAGTCAGTTACAAGAAGAAGTCGATGGTGGGGAAGTTAGAGGCGAGGAAGGTCTGGAGATtaccgatgggcaaactgaagaaGATACTGAACATGGGGTAGAAGAAGGAGATACAGAGGATGAAGAGGCACCCCGTGAGCCAAAtggcgaggctgatgaggggggaACACATCCCtgggttagttgagcaggtagaGAAGGAAGGCGAAGAGCACCTTTgcgccatggatgatgactcgttggatgaggatgatgctaaTCCTATTCCGCATAACTGGTCAAGTTATGACCATTCAAGCCTAGCAGTCAATGAAGAGGAAACTGTCCcttgggagtacagggagaataATGTTTGTGTTAGTGTTTTGTATCatagtggggatgaggtgaaggaAGCTACAAAAAGATGGTCGACTTTATCTTTGCAACGATAGTTCagggtggtgaagagcaacccaATAATAtatgatgtgtgttgtgtcaaaagcaattgcccgtttagggtgcacgcatacaagggcaagtggaaggattactgaGAGGTGACTAGATTGGTGGAGCATGAATACGTGTTGGATGAATTGGAAGCACAACACCGCAACCTCattgctgattttgttgctcaataatTTATCCTCAGATAGTTGAGAATCCTAGTTATTAGCCAAAGTCGATTATTTGTACTATAGAatagaagttcaagtacaaaatTAGCTACTTCAAGGCTTACCGAGCTAAGCAGAAGGCGTTAGAGATGAAGTAGGGTACATACGAAGCATCATATGATAACCTCCCTGCTCTATTGCACACCATATGCCATAGGAATCTAGGAAGCTACTACGACTTGAAAGCTTATTCCTGTGCTCAGAATCCAAGCAAACAGTTTCTGCAGCGGTCATTCTTGACCTTGGatccttgcattgaggcttttcagCAATGTcgcccagtcatttgcattggtGGTACGTTTTTGACTGGTaggtataaaggcacaatcttgaCAGCTATTGGGTCCGACAGTAACAACCAGGTGTTGCTGCTGTCGATCGCCTTTGTGGAAAAAGAGTTTGGAGATAGTTGGTATTAGTTCCTGGAGAGGGTTAAgaagatgattgtgaaggacgTGGAGGGCGTTTGTGTcattcatgatcggcacaaaAGCATTCTACAAGTAATCGAAGACCTACTGAATGGCAATGTGGAACGTCGTAGGACAGCGTAGTGGCCgaacttgaagagtaggtggtgcatagGCATCGGGGGCAAACTTTCATAGCCAATTTAAAAATGGCTATGTACCCAAAATCAGGAGAGAAAATTCAATCTACTTTGGAAGAAATTTGATGAGCTTCCAAAGAAACAATCTGAAGAGGTAGGTAAGAGGCCAGTAAACAGCGAGGCTGACCACCCTGTGTCTCTGGAGGACGTCGAATTGGATGGTCCAAATGTCAGGCAAAGACGAGGTAGGTCCATTAAGAcattctcacagtggattgagcatgggccgaaggaaaagtgggcattactgTATAACAAGGGAGGTGTTAGGTAtggtataatgactacaaacctagctgaggtgtaTAATTAGGTCATGCGTGGTGTTAGAGGActgccccttgttggtatcATGGAATTCTTGTTATACTGCACCATTAAGTGTTTTAGGGATCAATACGCGGTGGCCAATCAGTCTTGGCTGATAATCATAAAATTTATGGATACAAGATGATAGAGTACATGGACAAggcaataaaaaaaattcgtaAGCATCGTGTTAGTGAAGTGGGTGCCATTGAACACTGCTACGAGGTAGTTTGCAGGGACAAAGgtcgattgggagggaggcgtgAGAAACACACACATGAGTGATTATTAGCAATGAAGGATGTGTTTGCTCATGCCAAAAGTCAAGACTGCTTCACAGTCCTTGCACCCATGTAATTGTTGTATGCCTTGAGGTAGGAAGACTTCAGGCTCGTAGGTTCGTACCACATTACTTCCTCAAGGAAACTATACGAGCCACTTGGAGGAACAAGGTTTATGGATTTCGTATACTAGGAAACTTCATAAATAATGCTGGAAATGTTGCGCGTTACATTCCTAACCCTGATCTCAAAATGTTCCAAGGGGTTGGGCGACGCAAGAACATATGCATCTGGAacaacatggatcaatctgaaaCTGGTCCTGAAGTGGGCCTCTGCTCGAAGTGCCATGAAATAGGTAACATGTACAAGTAGTGCCCTGCAATGAACTTCAACAGTACGATGTTATTGCAGTAAATGCTATGTAATTGCATCAACAGGTGGATACAGGAGTAACCAAGCTAGACCATCAACAGGTTCTCCAAATGCTATGTAATTGTCATTAGTACGACGTTATTGCAGTAGTTGAGGCGACAGCGTGGACCGGCGTGGAGAACTACATGCACATGACCCTGCATGAGTACGAGTCGATGTACAGGAGGATCACGTCCCTGTGTGCTAGGTTTTGGCGGGCCGTCAACTACCATGGTGGTGACGCCGATGTTCTAATTCCACCACGGGCTACCTACCCCAGTTCGTCTTCAGCACCACCTATGCAGCACCCCGGTTCGTCTTCTGCTGCACCCACACGACCAGCGTACCACGCATCGTCTTCTGCAGCTCTAGTACATGCAGCCTCCCCCAGGGTGTGTACTCCTCCACGTGCATCATCTTGGGCAGTAGCTCGACCAGGTCCTTCCACTTATGCGCTGGGTCCACAATATTTCACCCCCACAAGTATGTGTTCCTTACTTTCTCATTTTCCATTCACCAATTCTACTCTAATTGGTCgtactaacttataatttcaTGACACAGTGCCGCAGCACTTCAGAGGACTTAGTGCAGGAGGACCATCTTCATGTGGACTCCATGTGGATGACATAGGTGCGTCATCAATACATGCATTCTATTCCATTACTAATACGGATTGAAATTGACAATAACACTTCTTGGTTCGATCACAGCGTACACAGGCCACGGAGGGACCGATGACGAGTCCGTAGAGAACGAGTACAAACTGGGTGGAATTCTTTTTCAGCTACAACATTGAGGAGATAAGTCCTTCATAGTTGGTTGAAGTACCAGTACCTCCGACACAGGGCTCCACCTAGGAGTTCGTGAAACTAGTTGCAGATGCATCAGGATGTCCGGCTCATGAGGTTGCCCCTCCGGAGCCCTTTAAGTATGACCAGCTGCAGACCGGAGCAGCGCAGCAAGCCACAAGACATGGTGCTGGTGCTGTGCATCACAAGCGAGGATGCATTTAGTCCATAGGGTCTTTTTTATATTTTGTAGGCCGGTGCAAGCTATGATGTGTACGATGTTGTAGACTATAATGTGTGCTCCTTTGCAGACTATATTATGTAGGCCGGTGCAGAGACTTTGATAGGTAGGCTGGTGCAGACTATGATGTCCATGCATGTTCTTTTCCTTTAccatgatggacatggtccacaGACAATGTCACTAGCGTTCTATATAACTGACGTCCAGGCAACGTGCAAACGCACTACTACTACTGTCAAACCCGAATGCAACGCTTGTAGTGAGGTTGTTTGTCCCTCTAAGAAATATCGTTATAGAGGGATGACCAAAATAGGAttccaccatggaatgagcACCCCAAATGCCACTGTAGCTTCCGTGCGTGGTTGCAAGTATGGGACGATCGATTACCTCGGGGAAAGAAGGAATGTAGGTACTTCAAGTGTCTCGACATTGACGATGATTTCAAGGTCCGTCCATTCATAACCATTCTAAATATATTTTCTATGTACCAGTACCTGGAACTAATCACGAATCAACATGCAGGCTTGAACATTTATGGAATGGATTGACACTAGGCCTTTCAGGGAGGTGGGCATAATCCTAGTGGAGCTAGTAACCAAAGGCTAATACTATGCTAGGTTGGAGGAGGCTCGAGAGGTGGCACGTCTTGCTCGGCTTGAGCAAGAGCGATGCATCCGCCAACAACAGATCTGTTTGAAGGGCAAAGAGGATGAGCTGCAGAGGCAGCGTGAGCAGTTAGGTGCTCGAGAGGTAGCACTGAAACGGCAAGAGGAATAATTCAAAGCTTGTCAGGCACAAatcctccaggaagaagagtgatagaagaacatgaagaagaaggatggagaatgttcctccaaaataGCGAGGATGGGGAAACTTCCCCGATTCACCTAGTAGAACATTAGTTGTGATCCACaaatttacattacctaaggcattTTATCCTATGCAAGGTGCTCTTTAGGTTTGTCATATTGGGTGCCTCACATGCCATTGTACTGTTGTTTGTACTGTGATAACACTTCGTCTAGATGCTTTAAGTACTCAGATTCCACCATATTGCCATTATACTGCTCTGCTGTCAGTACAGTACTCAAAAGTGCTAATCCATTGTTGACGTGAACTGTCACTGAAAAGCCTACACAATAGATTGCAAGGACCCTAAACGTGAGCCTTCTCAGGTAGATGGGACTCCACACTGAGCCCTACGTCCCTGCACCTGCAAACTTTTTTAGGATGAGTGAACACGACGAGGTACTGAATAAATGGGGGCACAGTGCATCtctattaggaagtatatgtgtatattaggatgtatttatcctttccttgtacacttgatatattccttgtactccaagccatattggccatatatatagaggtcacccccctcattagggtgtgtggtgtttcctatctacttctctacatggtatcatgagattagatcgtgggcctctcctcctcttcctcgcgcCTCCCTCCTGTCCCACGCAAAACCCTAGGGCGATGCCCCTCCtatcgcgccgccgccaccctcctccgtTGCACCTCCTGCCCCGCACGCCATGGCCACCCACTCCTCCGCAACCTCTTCCTTGTCCACCGGTGATCCCCCTCCTGCTGGTGATGCCACCGCTCCTCCTGGCGGTTCTGGCACCCCTCTGCCGCCTCCCAGCGCCAGCGGTGGTCCTTCTCCTGATGgcgcgcccctccctccccctgctGGTGATGCGTCCGTCCACGGTGGTGGTAGCTTCCTCCTGTACCAGGTGCCCCTGCCCGCCGTCCACCCCTACGCCACCGTCTCTGTCAAGTCTCAAGTTCGCCTGACGTTGACGATGAAGTCCTCCGCCTACTCCAAGTGggcgtccttcttcaagtccatgtgcggcaagttcggcctcaagtcgcacatcgacGGCACGGCGGCGCCTTGTCCCCAGGACCTCGACTAGGATCAAGCGGATTGCTACGTCTGCTCCTGGTTCTTCGGCTCCGTCGACGACTCCGTCCTTGACCTCGCCATGACCGACGATGATCAGATCGTCCGGGATCTCTGGCTCACCATCGAGGGACTCTTCCACACCAACAAGCAGTCCCAGGCGATCTTTCTCAGCCatgacttccactccatgacgcAGGCCGACTCCTCCATCGCCGAGTACTGTCAGCGCATGAAGAccctcgccgacgccctccACGACATCGGCAATCCCATTCAGGACTCCCAGCTTGTCCTGAATctcctccgcggcctcaacCTGCGCTTCTCCAACACCACCGACGATATCGCCAACTCCTTTGCTGGCTTCCCGTCCTTTGCCCAGGCGCGTGACATGGTCATCTTGAAGGAACTTCGCCTCGCCAACAAGtagaagatctccaactccaccaccctCCTTGTCGGCAACTCCTCGTCATCTTCGTCCTCTGGCTGTATGGGCGGGTGTCGCCCGCCGTCTGGTTCTGTCCAgactggtggcggcggccgcggcagtagcggccatggtggcggcggcaagaagaagGGCGGCGACGGCTTCCAAACGCCCCCTAGCGGTGGCAGCTCTCACAGCACGAGCCCCCACGGCACACCGGCCCGTGGTTCTGCTTCAGTCCAGGGGCTGGCTCCTACAGCGCTACGAGCTTCCAGCAGGCTGGCGGTCAGCACCGGTCAGGCGCTGGGGGCTAGCGCGCCGGCGCCTATGGTCTCCTCAGCCCCCCTCCGCAGCACCATGCTGCCTATGCCCTTGTTCAGGTGCCTACTTAGGCGTCAACCTGGGACCAGCCGGGTCTGGTTACCGCCCTGAACCAGATGGCCATTAGAACGGTGGCTGGGTGGTTGACTCAGGCGCATCTGACCACATGTCATCCTCGGATGGTATTATTCTTTCCCGACTCCCTTCCTCCCACTCCTCCATTACTGTCGGTAATGGTCACACCCTTCCTGTCATAtgccgtggcaactccacccttaCCACCCCCACCTCTCACTTTCGTCTTAATAATGTCCTTGTTGTTCCTTCTCTAATTCGTAATCTGATTTTTGTTCGTCAAtttactaaggacaataactgcaccatagagtttgacgattttggtttttctattAAGGATTTTCCGACTAGACGCGTGATTCTTCGCTGCAATAGCGCCAGAcatctttacaccatgcctccagcaGACAACTTTGCAACGCCCCACGCTagcctcgccatctcctccagtttgtggcatctccgtcttggtcatcttggtcCTGTCACCATCGCCACACTTAGATAAACTTTCATCCATTGCTTGTAATAAAGATAGTAATactctatgtcattcatgtcagTTAGGGAAACATGTGCGGTTACCTTTGTCACATTTTAGCTCTCGCAGttctgctccttttgagttagttcactgtgatgtttggacttctcccaTAGCTAGCATCTCTGGTTATTgctactacctagtcattttggacGACTTCTCGCATTTTTGTTGGACATTTCCTCTAGTTCATAAGTCTAAAATCACCTCACACATCACTGATTTCTGCGCCCATGCTCACATGCAGTTTAGTCTTCCTGTTCGAAGCGTCCAAGGTGACAATGGGACTGAGTTCATCAATAACACTCTCACATCCCTTTTGACTTCTCGGGGTAACCACTTGCGCCTCTTGTGTCCCTACACTTCTCCCCAAAATGGGAAAGCCGAGCGTGTCCTACACACCCTTAATAACGTGACTTGCACATTGCTCATtcacgcctccatggccgccccATACTGGGCCgaggcgctcgccaccgccacctatctTTTGAACCGGCGCTCCTGTTCTGCCGTTCAGAATGACATCCCCTACCACCTCCTCTACTCCTAGCCTCCCGAGTACTCTCACTTGCATGTCTTTGGTTGTATTTGCTACCCCAACCTCTCAGCCATGGCACGCCACAAGCTTGCTGCTCGCTCCGCAGCCTGTGTCTTCCTCGGTTATCCCtcctctcacaaggggtaccaTTTCCTTGACTTGTCCACTCATTGAGTCATCATATCTCATCATGTTGTCTTCGACAAGTccgtctttcccttctcctcccatccTACTCACCCATTGATGAGGATAtaaacaccaacgatacatccacacctacacaagtacgagtttctggtcctattactcgcgccggtgctcgtcaacttaatcatcaagtaagttcactcttgagttcctatCCATCCTATTTAGGCTATGGAGACacatgcactcttgttttggttaggaaccagggagaagaccgaaagggaaaagtactcgcgcaggctggattcg encodes the following:
- the LOC117858437 gene encoding mitochondrial import receptor subunit TOM7-1; amino-acid sequence: MASRPSLRAKPKGKGGARGAAADPAGEGATASATAVRLVKEWTTWTMKTAKVAAHYGFIPLVIVIGMNSDPKPSISQLLSPV